The nucleotide sequence tcatagttaaacctgaaaaatcacgcaagcatatcaaaaaattttccagaatcacaaaccgtaaccgtaaccgtaaGCACGTAAATCTcgcttttctcttttcaaaaagcatcaacgcaagtgaatcgttacagatcaagaaggataaaagaggatttgatccaagaaagtttcaaagaaaaaaagagtttcAAAACCGTGACATAAAATCTcagatctacaacgattcagaccttgcatgcaaaatctaacgccatattcttgtttaggacaaaaaaggatgtcttaatctgtaaaaaaatttgaaaacggtGGAATTTCTCgcctccggtgcggcggcgccgccctgttgggccggcaagcCACCACACCGGAGCAGTaaagctcaccggagaagacaaccggaggagaggagagaggtgagagcttctctcactaggtttagggttagagagagagaggagaaggaaaaatggactggaccggtcctgtaatccttttataagcagctgaaccggaccggtccagctcTGGTTCGTTCCCTTtaatctagaccgttggatctagggttccatctcctggatcaatccaacggtccctgcgCTTTCCTGTGTTTTGactttgggctttgggtttgggcttaggTTTCCAtacgtttttttgcttttttttgctacttgcaccatacTTGCCTACTGTTTGCACCCTCtgttcatgttaatttttatcaataaattccaagaaatttactatatcattttactatttttcttaataattttcagtggtattttacttggaaaaggtgataaaaattttagtgttgttttgtcaagggtttttactattttaagtcaTTTCTCTCGCATTTCTACCCGTTACTTCATGTGCATAATGTTCgtgttcgtcatgtttgatttgtatactattccatgtgaattttgctactgtttgctatgcatatgtcactgttttgatgtgttgagttttattcttgcatcatgcgcattattcatcacatgtttccggcttattttcatcgtcactttaccgtcttatgccatactttcttctatcGCTTTATGccatattcttttttatcattttctactaacatttcctttcgtgttgatcacttcatagcacttcattatcttcactattgtctccattagtttagtttttttctacaaattgtaattcattcggtgatgtaatattttaccattggtttgtagcttggcaaagaggccatagaatgtatttaggcaatgttgtaatatggactatggacactatgacgcaccgacacacacacactcaccttagatgtatgcataggattgtatggttagataagcgcttaggtttcaaacacttagagaaaatccatcttttttcaaaaaaaacaattgaacttcacttcaaaaaaaatttcataataagtatgaagtcaacacttcatttttttcctttctttttttcttaagaaaaattcaattcatcttaaccatttagactttctttctaatcactaatcaaacctcacttttttgctaaatctaatgctcatgaagcctcccaatctccttcttcaaaacttttttttcaaaatttaaaatcaaacaattaaaacaaaaaaacaagttttttagcaagaactacgccggttttgatcccttaaaagggtacgtaggcaatgagtcaaaattcatccaagccgaaataaaaatcaaaattctacttcttctcacccccattcttcactaatcataccttcttttttacaaataagcaataaaactaaagcgtagaaataaacttaggagaacggttcttatggaataccataatcgctccgggtgcctaacaccttcccgtagcgaaaacgacccccgaacttagaatctaagggttttttctcaatttttcccttcccaagaaaaaagagagatatcaacggtcgaaaggttcaagtccaattaatggcttggcaccccaaaaccatgataacaattcCTATTTAAATTACAATTGATTTTAATGATTAAGTCATTCTATTATCACCAACTTATTCATATAAGTCAATTTTTGTTTGCAGATATCATCAAAGTTTTCTGGAATGGGCTTAAGCAAAAAGAGAAACAATTTTACAGGGGTGGTGAGTTTCTTTAACTTCATAATAAATACTAAACAttcatataatttaaattttgtctttttcagaattttttgatcaaaacaatgaaaataaaatgcaaatcaGGATTAaggatattttcttataatgttAATATATCCAAACATTGATATTTAAGTATGtgaatatctttttttttagaacggaaaattttattaaaacttgATCCCTGCTCAAGATGAACATATACCAATATCCGAGATTATAAAACAAAGGCGTCCTATATAGGCTCAAGACCTAAAATAAACACCATATATAAAAGACACAATACACCCATCACTTAATCAAGATCTACCTTCAACACCCAAGCTGAACAACAAGcatcaaaaccctaatttgcCACCTAAATCAAACTCTATCATAAATAGACCACTGAAAAAACGAAATCCATAAACCCCCTTCCCTTGTTGCTAACCCCAAAAACCACCCCTCTAAATAAAACAACCTATTCTCATCACCTTAATTGAGCCACACTCGAAAGTGTCCTATTCCAATACTTAGTCAGCCTCCACCCACCTCTCTATCCCTGATCTATATAAAACACTCCAAAATTAGCCCAAAAGCAAACTTGACTAAAGCACTGgctcccgatctcgaatcaaaagtgatcgatCCACGTGACTCCAGAAGCAAATCAGTAAGGTACCCCTCAGCCCCGATTAACTAGGAAAGACACCATGACCATCCAAACAAATTTGCAACTAGACACtaactcccgatctcgaatcaaaagtatGTGAATACCGTTTTGTCTAAACAATAGCAACCTTAATTTCTTAATAAAGacaaacattaattattgtGTGTGTGATATATAGATTAACAACCTTTTATAGTCTATACAGGAGGTGTGCTTAAAGTAGGAAAACGGCCAAATTTGATGTACTATGAAGGGGTATGGGCCATTGGACATTATGTTCTACCATCAATTCTGTTGGCTAGATTTCTATTTGGGATATCATTTTTTATCGCACTACTGATATACAAATGGCGAAAAAGACATTGGTCAATGTATGAATGTATTGAAATATATCTACAACATAACAACCTCATGCCCATTGGATATTCATACAAAGAAATCAAGAAAATGGCTAAAGGTTTCAAAGAAGAGTTGGGTAAAGGAGGGTTTGGCACTGTGTTCAAGGGAAACCTACGTAGTGGGCCTTGTGTGGCAATCAAGATGTTGGGTAAGTCAAAAGGTAATGGGCAAGACTTTATCAATGAAGTCACAACTATTGGAAGAATACATCATTTGAATGTTGTACAATTACTTGGATTTTGCATTGAGGGATCCAAACGTGCTCTTGTTTATGAATTCATGCCTAATGGATCTcttgataaatttattttctctaaAGAAGGGAGCATAAATTTAAGCTACAACAAAATTTACGATATAGCAATTGGAGTAGCTCGTGGGATTGCTTATCTTCACCATGGATGTGAAATGAAGATTTTACATTTTGATATCAAGCCCCACAATATCTTGCTTGATGAGAACTTTATCCCTAAAATATCTGACTTTGGATTGGCAAAACTACACCCGATAGAGAATAGCGTCATCACAATGACTGCAGCAAGAGGTACAATTGGATATATGGCTCCTGAGTTATTCTACAAAAATATAGGGGGAGTGTCGTACAAGGCTGATGTTTATAGTTTTGGGATGCTTTTGATGGAGATGGCAAGCAAGAGGAAAAACCTGAACACCAAGGCAGAGCATTCAAGCCAACTTTATTTTCCCTTTTGGATATATGATCAACTTGGCAAACAAGgagaaatagaaatagaaaatgtCGTAGAAGAGGATATGAAAATAGTAAAGAAAATGATCATGGTCGCTCTTTGGTGTATACAATTGAAACCAAATGATCGTCCTTCGATGAGTAGAGTAGTGGAGATGCTTGAAGGAGATATTGAAACTCTTGAAATGCCTCCAGAACCAACCATGTATCCAGATGAAGTAATTTCGAGGGATGAAATTACAACAAACTCAAATTAATCAATGTCGAGTGACTTCACTAGTTCTAGTGGGTATGGAGAAATCGCAACTATTTCTCTAGTTGAGAATATTTCTTGACATTGCacaaaatgttatttgttaGAATTCACCATATATTACTCTTGTTTTCATGTAACCTTAGTTTTCCATATTGTTTTTCTACTTCATTCGTTAGAAATGTGTTACGGAATTCATAGTGTatgttgcttttgttttttaaaaaaatactctaaAGAATAATTACCAATTATTTATCTCtaagttatttttaataaatctaaaacaaaGTGATACATACTTTgtttaagaaaagaaagtgaTAAGAAAGATATGCTGAGCTTGTGGTCCatgtgaaaaaatataaaaaaaaattgataatggGCTGTATGAGTGTATAGTGACCTAAATTATTACAGTAACATAGTGATATTAGGCatcaagaatatatttttttaaagttaaaataatCGATGAGGTCAAAAAAGGACCACCCTTTCATTCTTACAGATCAAGCATATATTGATTGTATTAAATAATCTTAAACTCAATATGTGTGTAAGCATACAGTCAAAGAACTCCAGTTTGGAGAGTGTGCTGTATGTACACATATATCAAGAATAGTATATTTAATCTGTCTTTTTTGACTGAATCAGCGTGTGAACTGACCCTTCTCAAAAATTCGTATGTGTACAGACCAAGCATATATTTTAAGGTTCATTAGTccactaaataaaaaaaacgtaattaatattatgtaatGGTATTAggtttttgtgtgtgtgtgatacAAAAAGAAAGTGTATGCAAGATCTTGAAACCATGACAATAAACCCAAATCTGACAACTTTGTGGTCGTAATATACTTTTTGCATGATATATCAAGTGATCTTTAAGGGTACTGTCACTATGAACGTTTCGGTGAAGAGAAATaaaacaaggaataaaaaaaattgtacgaGTTAGTCACGTCTTCATGCGCGATGCACACTAGAAGCTGCTCATGTGCAACTTGGGAGAAAATGAGAATGTCCAGTTATGTCTTCATGCGCTATGCGCCCTTGGTCATGTTCGCGTtgcatttttatgttttcttcaaattttgagGAACATGCATCTATAAGTAGCTGCAACCCTTTTCCTCCTAAAGACTCACTTTTTGACGACCTAAAGCTAAGCAATAAATTCGATTCTTGAAGGCCAGGAAAGGCATAAAACACCCCGGAGGCAGGGATTCATCATTCCATGATGCTATATTCATGTCTTACTCATCATAGCTTATGGCTATGTTTAGTTTCACTCGTAAGTACCTAGTTTTCTAGGTTATGTCATGTAGAGGACCTTCTATGTAGCTGCTTGAATCATGTAATTCGTTAAGTACCTTTGAATACAACTAAATTGCTTAGTTTTAGTTAGttaatattttctcttaatgctttttatgtAATTAAGAATGTCCATAAATCGATCTTGGTCTTAAATGACTATTAACGCTAGCTTTTGAGACTCAACCTAATATTAGTTGTTCAATCTGTAATAGATCTAGACATATTATATTATCCCCTTTGTGGCAGTAGTGTTAACACACAATCAAAACTTTAATGACCATAAACTCACCTAAGACATTAGGTGGTAGTGATCGCCGAGAGGGCTATGGTCCAAGCCATTCCATAGCTATTTTGTAAGCTCTGAACACATTTACAAATAAGTGAATTAAAAGAAGTAAATCATACATGGCCTAATTGTTCTTTTGTGAGTATTTATTTCATCAATTGTGAATCACCGTATACCATGCGCAGTCCCCTGAATTTACACTTCTTGAATTGAATCGTTGTTGTTAAGTAGAAATTTCACAATCCAGAGACGaacttataaatgttattatacTAGATGACATTGGTCATAACCATTTTATTAAAACATCTTGAAACTAATTAAGTAATAAATTGTAGGTTTTAGACACAATTataaagaaagagaaatgaaCCGAACATGACCTACTCGTTCTTTTGCtagtatttatttcataaattaTGAATCAAGGCACAATCCCCCAAATTTACCCATAATGATTTGAATCATTATTGTTAAGTTGAAAATTCACAATCCATGTGGAGACCaacttataaatattattacttgATGATAggttagtacacttgctaaatttATCCATCTATTTTTTTGGCACTAGTGTCGGGAATCGTTAAGTACTTACAACAAGGCAACTGCGATATATAATAGGATTACCGTTACTCAActatctttttatttaattttcatttcttgtagatttattttatttatcgaCACTCAGGTTTCTTAGAATAAATTTTTCTATTGTGTGCAGTAATATTAATAGTTAGCTGCAGATGTTCTTGCACTAACAAGATCTGCAGGAAACTTCTTTTGAATAATGAAAATTGCaacaaaaacagagaaaaataaaattagagaaatgaGTGTAAGACAGAAAGAAAGTGCACacaaattttttcttcttcaaaatgaagaaaaataattttcctcagaatatatataaatatttacaaaataacATTTGAATACTACTAGAAAATTACAAATGCTACTTTCCTCCAAGTATAAAGATTAAATCAAATGAACTAAACATGATAATCTTCCCTTATTCTTGAATCACTtccatttgaaattgaaaaggtCGTCTTGCTAAAGAGCCTTCACTGGTGGTAATGGAATTTGTGGAATGAAAAGGATTAGGTGGAAAAGTTAATTGGCTGTCATCTTCTGTTTCCAACATTTGTATGACGGTTTTAATGGAAGGACGATTCATTGGCTGCCACTGAATGCACCAAAGTCCGACAATTGCGAGTTTCTTTGCAAACTTCGCATCACCTTCGTCTTCAATATTCATATATATGTCTCCTTCCAATAAATTATAAATCCATTCTCGGTATAAACTATGGAAAGTTTCTGCAGATGATGAGTCTACATTCTTCCTTCCACCAACCATCTCTAGCAACAACATCCCATAACTATAAATATCAGACTTAAGAGAAACATTCCCAAAATTTCGTGACAAAACTTCAGGCGCCATATATCCCAAGGTTCCCCTAGCAGCTGTCATGGACACTACACTAATATTCTTGGAACATAATTTGGCGAGTCCAAAGTCTGAAATTTTTGGAGTGAAGGTTTCATCTAGCAAAACATTGTGAGGGTTAATGTCAAAGTGCAGGATTGGATGGCTACAACCCTCATGAAGATACTCGATTCCTTTTGCGATACCAAGACTAATTTGTGCAGCTTCTCCCACCCCATGAAGTGATCCGTGTTATCAGGTGAAAATATGAAGCTTTGTAGTGAACCTTTTGGAAACAAATTGTATACAAGAGCACGATGGATTCCCTAGCTCTGCGCAAAATCCAAGCAACCGAACCACGTTGATATGGTGTATTTTTCCCATAATTTCTACTTCAGTGATGAACTCTTTACCTTCTCCCTGTGTATTGTTGAGAATTTTCACAGCCACCAGAATATCACTAGAGAGTTTTCCCTTAAACACTGTTCCGTGAGCTCCTTCTCCAAGTTTCTCCTTAAACCCACCTGTGATTGTTTTTATATCAGCATAGGAAAATCTAGCAGGCTTTTGTGctctaaaatcatctaaaaACTTATCAATTCTAACTTGATCTTctttttttcccctaaaatGTAGATAAATCTTTGTAATTGCAATGATGACCAACCCCAATATAATTGACCCTGCAATATCATATTAAAAGTTAGAATTTTCTTCCCAACAAAAACAGATAAACAGAACATTAAGAAACAAAAAGTAGTTTCTTAGTTTCGTCTCATCTTACCGGTACTAGCAAAAATAAGAGAGTTTGGAATATAGATAGTTTTCCGTATTCTTTTGCGGTTAAAACATTCAATGTCACGTTTGGAGCTGTTGGTGTTCCATCTACATTTCATGCCTTTTGCTTCACATACATCACAATTTGTTTTGTGCCAACTCAAAGAGAAGCTATTAGTCGACAGGTGATTTGCATCGATAGTTGCGCTGACTTCAATCATCTTGGTACATGATGCAAGGTCCAACTTGACGACACTTTCATCAGAATAAGAAGCGTAAATTGGACAAGTGATCATATCTTGTGAATCTTTGTTTATCTGATATTGGTTTCTCAAATGTCGTTTCTTAACCGAAGAGCAGTTGAAAAAGGCTACTGTTGATTCTGATTCTTCAGGAAATCGGTAATAAGGAAGAAATGATGAATTGTTAAGTTTCCGATCCAGAAACATTTTTGGAAAGCAATTATCCGGGTccgaaatataaatttttacatATTCGTACATAATTTGAGTAACAAAGAATTTGATTGGACCTGAATTGGAAGAGAGCACAATCATGGTTCTCTTATTTTTAGTACAATATAAGCAAAACTCAGGATAAACACATTGATCTTGTGATGATTCCTTAACGAGTTGGAATGGGAATCGAATAATCGGCTCGTTAGGTCCACAGGACAATTCTGTCCACTCGTCATGATAGCTGCTGCTATTGATAAGCTGGAGATTCAGAAGAATCAGTAGCATAATCAAGGTAGTATGTGCTCCTGCCATCCTAAAGTATGCAAGATTTAATTTGTTCAACAAAAGAAAGTGGAGTGataagaaaaaaccaaaaatatgtGCTCCTTTGTAAAAAGTACATTGTGCTGTGGTCGTGATCCgtgtgaaaataaaaaatagaggattgctttttaggccccctcaatatctctttaggccccctaaaaatacaaaaataacctttttACGACTTCCGGTAGATAAATACCGGtagttcattttaatttttctcattttgcacctccggtatgtacataccgaaggCACATTTTCAACTACATGTATGAAATTATCAGATGGTTTACCGGGGTCCAAATCTTCTATAAGTTTGCATATAGTGGAAAACGTGACAAGATCCTTAACTCCGTTCAATATGGATGGTCATTGGTCAATCTTTTATTGATACTAGGAATGAGAGCCATGAAACTGATGCTTCAGTAGTTGCAGATTCTTTCACTTCCGAGTCTCTTATCTTGACAGAAACCATCGACGTATATCCGGCAAACGCACCTTATAAGAGGAAAGTAAGCCCTGCAAATGCTGAGGAATTCAACCATTCTAGCACCTCCAGGAAAAATTTAGTTATCATGATCTTTCTCATAGgtcataatttttattctttacatGTTTGCTAGTTTTACCAAATATTGCATTGCTCTATATAGGAAGAAAACAAGTACTGATGATGCCAATGGACCTAAGACACAAAAGAGGTTGCAATTGCAAAAGGTCTAAGTGTACAAAAAATACTGTGAATGTTTTCAATTTAATAATTCCAACAGTTTGAAAATGTGccttcggtatgtacataccggaggtgcaaaatgagaaaaattaaaatgaacta is from Medicago truncatula cultivar Jemalong A17 chromosome 1, MtrunA17r5.0-ANR, whole genome shotgun sequence and encodes:
- the LOC120575814 gene encoding rust resistance kinase Lr10-like; the protein is HGSLHGVGEAAQISLGIAKGIEYLHEGCSHPILHFDINPHNVLLDETFTPKISDFGLAKLCSKNISVVSMTAARGTLGYMAPEVLSRNFGNVSLKSDIYSYGMLLLEMVGGRKNVDSSSAETFHSLYREWIYNLLEGDIYMNIEDEGDAKFAKKLAIVGLWCIQWQPMNRPSIKTVIQMLETEDDSQLTFPPNPFHSTNSITTSEGSLARRPFQFQMEVIQE
- the LOC120575817 gene encoding rust resistance kinase Lr10 — encoded protein: MYYEGVWAIGHYVLPSILLARFLFGISFFIALLIYKWRKRHWSMYECIEIYLQHNNLMPIGYSYKEIKKMAKGFKEELGKGGFGTVFKGNLRSGPCVAIKMLGKSKGNGQDFINEVTTIGRIHHLNVVQLLGFCIEGSKRALVYEFMPNGSLDKFIFSKEGSINLSYNKIYDIAIGVARGIAYLHHGCEMKILHFDIKPHNILLDENFIPKISDFGLAKLHPIENSVITMTAARGTIGYMAPELFYKNIGGVSYKADVYSFGMLLMEMASKRKNLNTKAEHSSQLYFPFWIYDQLGKQGEIEIENVVEEDMKIVKKMIMVALWCIQLKPNDRPSMSRVVEMLEGDIETLEMPPEPTMYPDEVISRDEITTNSN
- the LOC25482287 gene encoding rust resistance kinase Lr10, whose translation is MLLILLNLQLINSSSYHDEWTELSCGPNEPIIRFPFQLVKESSQDQCVYPEFCLYCTKNKRTMIVLSSNSGPIKFFVTQIMYEYVKIYISDPDNCFPKMFLDRKLNNSSFLPYYRFPEESESTVAFFNCSSVKKRHLRNQYQINKDSQDMITCPIYASYSDESVVKLDLASCTKMIEVSATIDANHLSTNSFSLSWHKTNCDVCEAKGMKCRWNTNSSKRDIECFNRKRIRKTIYIPNSLIFASTGSIILGLVIIAITKIYLHFRGKKEDQVRIDKFLDDFRAQKPARFSYADIKTITGGFKEKLGEGAHGTVFKGKLSSDILVAVKILNNTQGEGKEFITEVEIMGKIHHINVVRLLGFCAELGNPSCSCIQFVSKRFTTKLHIFT